A region from the Microcella frigidaquae genome encodes:
- a CDS encoding ABC transporter ATP-binding protein, with the protein MSASTASPRRRFGRPAGSVADDGPRATFRQLLPYLLEHRTVLSWVIVISVLGAAASLAQPLLVSQVIGIVERGGDLAPVVTLLVVLVVAAGLLSGFGHYLLQRTGEGVVLSSRKGLVRRLLHLPISEFDERRTGDLVSRVGSDTTLLRAVLTQGLVEAIGGSLTFLGALIAMTIIDPVLLGLTVLVIAVSVVTVVVLSQRIRIASRKAQERVGELAAAVERSISAIRTVRAAGATEREIAAIESSARGAWQQGIAVAKISALVVPISSIALQVSFLVVLGVGGFRVASGVISVGDLVAFILFLFLLIGPLGQAFGAITSVNAALGALGRIQEIIGLPSERERDAGIVPAAPSASTAAVAFDDVHFAYPVSAHQTEAEKVIAEVVGEPERDTTVLRGVTFSVPVGSRTALVGPSGAGKSTILALIERFYDPTAGVIRMGGIDIRALDRDELRARIGYVEQDAPVLAGSLRDNLLLGSPDATDEQCVAVLRSVNLDDVLDRDPRGLDAQVGEEGVMLSGGERQRLAIARALLAAPPVLLLDESTSSLDGANEQRMREAIDAVAQDRTLIVIAHRLSTVVDSDQIVVLDHGQVVGVGTHSELVRAVPLYRDLAKHQLLV; encoded by the coding sequence ACCTGCTCGAGCACCGCACGGTGCTGAGCTGGGTGATCGTGATCAGCGTGCTCGGCGCGGCGGCCTCGCTCGCGCAGCCCCTGCTGGTCTCGCAGGTGATCGGCATCGTCGAGCGGGGCGGCGACCTCGCGCCCGTCGTCACGCTGCTCGTCGTGCTCGTCGTCGCCGCCGGACTGCTGAGCGGCTTCGGCCACTATCTGCTGCAGCGCACCGGCGAGGGGGTCGTGCTGTCGAGCCGGAAGGGGCTCGTGCGCCGCCTGCTGCACCTGCCGATCAGCGAGTTCGACGAGCGGCGCACCGGCGACCTCGTCAGCCGCGTCGGCAGCGACACCACCCTGCTGCGGGCCGTGCTGACCCAGGGTCTCGTCGAGGCGATCGGCGGCAGCCTCACGTTCCTCGGCGCGCTGATCGCGATGACCATCATCGATCCGGTGCTGCTGGGGCTCACGGTGCTCGTGATCGCCGTGTCGGTCGTCACGGTCGTGGTGCTGTCGCAGCGCATCCGCATCGCCAGCCGGAAGGCGCAGGAGAGGGTCGGCGAGCTCGCGGCGGCGGTCGAGCGGTCGATCTCGGCGATCCGCACCGTGCGGGCGGCGGGCGCGACCGAGCGCGAGATCGCGGCCATCGAGAGCAGCGCGCGCGGGGCTTGGCAGCAGGGCATCGCGGTCGCGAAGATCTCGGCGCTCGTCGTGCCGATCTCGTCGATCGCCCTGCAGGTGTCGTTCCTGGTCGTGCTCGGGGTCGGAGGCTTCCGCGTCGCCTCCGGCGTCATCTCGGTCGGCGACCTGGTCGCGTTCATCCTGTTCCTGTTCCTGCTCATCGGCCCGCTCGGGCAGGCGTTCGGCGCGATCACGAGCGTGAACGCCGCGCTCGGGGCGCTCGGGCGCATCCAGGAGATCATCGGCCTGCCGAGCGAGCGCGAGCGGGATGCGGGCATCGTGCCCGCCGCCCCCTCCGCCTCGACGGCCGCGGTCGCATTCGACGACGTGCACTTCGCCTACCCGGTGAGCGCCCACCAGACGGAGGCCGAGAAGGTGATCGCAGAGGTGGTGGGTGAGCCGGAGCGCGACACCACGGTTCTGCGCGGGGTGACCTTCAGCGTGCCGGTCGGCTCGCGCACCGCGCTGGTCGGGCCGAGCGGCGCGGGCAAGAGCACGATCCTGGCTCTCATCGAGCGGTTCTACGACCCGACGGCGGGGGTGATCCGCATGGGTGGCATCGACATCCGGGCTCTCGACCGCGACGAGCTGCGCGCGCGCATCGGCTACGTCGAGCAGGACGCCCCGGTGCTCGCCGGCAGCCTGCGCGACAACCTGCTGCTCGGCAGCCCCGACGCGACCGACGAGCAGTGCGTCGCGGTGCTGCGCTCGGTGAACCTCGATGACGTGCTCGACCGCGACCCGCGGGGGCTCGACGCGCAGGTCGGCGAGGAGGGCGTCATGCTCTCGGGCGGTGAGCGCCAGCGGCTCGCGATCGCCCGGGCCCTGCTCGCCGCGCCGCCGGTGCTGCTGCTCGACGAGTCGACGTCATCGCTCGACGGCGCCAACGAGCAGCGCATGCGCGAGGCGATCGACGCCGTCGCGCAGGACCGGACGCTGATCGTCATCGCGCACCGGCTGTCGACGGTGGTCGACAGCGACCAGATCGTCGTGCTCGACCACGGGCAGGTGGTCGGGGTCGGGACGCACAGCGAGCTGGTGCGGGCCGTGCCGCTCTACCGCGACTTGGCGAAGCACCAGCTGCTCGTCTAG
- a CDS encoding isochorismatase family protein, producing the protein MARALVIVDVQNDFTEGGALGVAGGAAVAAGITEHLRDHPDDYDVVIASRDWHDPDNDNGGHFAVDAAPDFVTTWPRHCMAGTEGAEYHPDIDTGLIDIHVRKGQGVPAYSIFEGTTDDGRRLVTALDELGVTDVDVVGIATDYCVLASARDALAAGRRVRVLSDLVAGVAPETSAAALRDLAAAGAEVVPSRA; encoded by the coding sequence ATGGCCCGTGCACTCGTCATCGTCGACGTGCAGAACGACTTCACCGAAGGCGGCGCCCTCGGCGTGGCCGGAGGCGCCGCCGTCGCCGCCGGCATCACCGAGCACCTGCGCGATCACCCCGACGACTACGACGTCGTCATCGCCTCCCGCGACTGGCACGACCCGGACAACGACAACGGGGGCCACTTCGCGGTCGATGCCGCGCCTGACTTCGTCACCACCTGGCCGCGGCACTGCATGGCCGGCACCGAGGGCGCCGAGTACCATCCCGACATCGACACCGGCCTCATCGACATCCACGTGCGCAAGGGGCAGGGCGTGCCCGCCTACTCGATCTTCGAGGGCACGACCGATGATGGCCGGCGACTCGTGACCGCCCTCGACGAGCTCGGGGTGACCGACGTCGACGTGGTCGGCATCGCCACCGACTACTGCGTGCTGGCCTCGGCCCGCGACGCGCTCGCGGCAGGACGCCGCGTGCGCGTGCTCTCCGACCTCGTGGCGGGCGTCGCGCCCGAGACGAGCGCGGCGGCCCTGCGCGACCTCGCGGCGGCGGGCGCCGAGGTGGTGCCCTCGCGGGCCTGA
- a CDS encoding D-alanyl-D-alanine carboxypeptidase yields MTEPEQPLSRRARREAEAAAARRGRGRSDGGMPAATPPEPATVAFPSAALPPPGGAVPSVVDALPTEPLVPGEPGVLPAAAPAEPATDAATDAATDAADPDAPRGIAAFVRAHPRAVLATALGVGFLLLATGSLFAGIAVGSAQGAPAPVVSETPTPTPDPRVLPAAIADPSRLRTCSVASLTGDDRLNRLFASVVNVSTGEVLLDRDGATPVRPAGAMKVLTAAAALAVLGSDFRLTTRVVAGSTEGSVVLVGGGDATLSRLPAGQESVYRGAPKLDELAAQVVAAYAAANPDAPGITTLVVDASYWPAGDAWNPRWNRDRIAAGIQAPATALMVDGDRADPRQQVSPRSNDPVGRAGQAFAAALAAAGNPAGTPTITSGSAVGSTVLGQVQSQPVGTLVTQMLTNTDFVLAEMLARVTSKQLGLAGTTASLTGAITGALNPYGVPTDGMVVTDGSGLATDNAVPAQYFAQLFAILNDGSGDAGIIMDALPVAGVSGALAGRFSGPNAIARGAVTAMPGELTTARTLAGIVRADDGTVLSIGFLAVRDGIGSAGRDALDSLAAAVFTCGDNLSPN; encoded by the coding sequence ATGACCGAGCCCGAGCAGCCGCTCAGCCGACGTGCTCGCCGTGAGGCCGAGGCGGCGGCCGCTCGCCGAGGGCGCGGCCGGTCTGATGGCGGGATGCCCGCCGCGACCCCGCCGGAGCCGGCCACGGTCGCCTTTCCGTCCGCCGCCCTCCCTCCCCCCGGCGGTGCCGTCCCGTCCGTCGTCGACGCTCTTCCGACGGAACCACTCGTGCCCGGTGAGCCCGGGGTGCTGCCGGCCGCGGCGCCCGCGGAGCCGGCAACCGATGCGGCAACCGATGCGGCCACCGATGCCGCCGACCCCGACGCCCCGCGCGGCATCGCCGCCTTCGTGCGCGCCCACCCGCGCGCCGTGCTCGCCACGGCGCTCGGCGTCGGCTTCCTGCTGCTCGCCACCGGCTCGCTCTTCGCGGGCATCGCGGTCGGCTCCGCCCAGGGGGCTCCGGCGCCCGTGGTCAGCGAGACGCCGACCCCGACGCCCGACCCGCGCGTGCTGCCCGCCGCGATCGCCGACCCGAGCCGGCTGCGCACCTGCAGCGTCGCGTCGCTCACCGGCGATGACCGCCTGAACCGCCTGTTCGCCTCGGTGGTCAACGTCTCCACGGGCGAGGTGCTACTCGACCGCGACGGCGCGACGCCGGTCCGGCCCGCCGGTGCCATGAAGGTTCTCACCGCCGCCGCGGCGCTCGCCGTGCTCGGCTCCGACTTCCGGCTGACGACCCGGGTGGTCGCCGGGTCGACGGAGGGCAGCGTCGTGCTCGTCGGCGGCGGCGACGCCACGCTGAGCCGCCTGCCGGCCGGGCAGGAGAGCGTCTACCGGGGCGCGCCGAAGCTCGACGAGCTCGCGGCGCAGGTGGTCGCCGCCTACGCCGCGGCGAACCCCGACGCCCCGGGCATCACCACCCTCGTCGTCGACGCGTCGTACTGGCCCGCCGGGGACGCCTGGAACCCCCGGTGGAACCGCGACCGCATCGCCGCCGGCATCCAGGCGCCCGCGACCGCGCTCATGGTCGACGGCGATCGGGCCGATCCGCGCCAGCAGGTCAGCCCGCGCTCCAACGACCCCGTCGGCCGCGCCGGTCAGGCGTTCGCCGCGGCGCTCGCCGCCGCGGGCAATCCGGCCGGAACGCCCACGATCACCTCGGGCTCCGCGGTCGGCTCGACGGTCCTGGGCCAGGTGCAGTCGCAGCCGGTGGGCACCCTGGTCACGCAGATGCTCACCAACACCGACTTCGTGCTCGCCGAGATGCTCGCGCGCGTCACCTCGAAGCAGCTCGGGCTGGCCGGAACCACCGCCTCGCTGACCGGGGCGATCACGGGCGCTCTCAACCCCTACGGTGTCCCGACCGACGGCATGGTCGTGACCGACGGCTCCGGTCTGGCGACCGACAATGCCGTTCCGGCGCAGTACTTCGCCCAGCTGTTCGCCATCCTCAACGATGGCTCCGGCGACGCGGGCATCATCATGGATGCCCTCCCGGTCGCCGGGGTGAGCGGCGCGCTCGCCGGCCGCTTCAGCGGGCCCAACGCCATCGCCCGCGGTGCGGTCACCGCGATGCCCGGCGAGCTGACGACGGCGCGCACCCTCGCCGGCATCGTGCGGGCCGACGACGGCACGGTGCTGAGCATCGGCTTCCTCGCGGTGCGCGACGGCATCGGCTCCGCGGGGCGCGATGCCCTCGACTCCCTCGCCGCCGCTGTCTTCACCTGCGGCGACAACCTCTCCCCGAACTGA
- a CDS encoding Gfo/Idh/MocA family protein encodes MSTGLRWGILATGGIARSFARDLIDAGHTVAAVGSRAPGAAAAFAAEFGIPTAHGSYEQLAADPGVDVIYVATPHPAHLDAALLAIAGGKHVLVEKPFTLNAAQAARIAEAAAAAGVVAMEAMWTRFLPHMVQLRALLAAGAIGEVRTVIADHTQALPTDPAHRLQNPALGGGALLDLGIYPVSFAVDVLGLPTAVQAHASRTPTGVDRQTAILLEHEGGRQSVLHCALDTAGSNRAVVLGTHGALELDRVWYTPTTVTRYDREWNVVEQLRPAVSGRGMQFQAAELERRVSGAAPSSLPIDETVAIMAVLDQVRALIGLRYPGE; translated from the coding sequence ATGAGCACCGGACTGCGCTGGGGCATTCTCGCCACGGGCGGCATCGCCCGCAGCTTCGCCCGCGACCTGATCGATGCGGGTCACACCGTCGCGGCGGTCGGGTCGCGCGCGCCCGGCGCGGCGGCGGCCTTCGCGGCCGAGTTCGGCATCCCGACCGCGCACGGCAGCTACGAGCAGCTGGCGGCTGACCCCGGGGTCGACGTGATCTACGTCGCCACCCCGCATCCGGCGCACCTCGATGCGGCCCTGCTCGCCATCGCAGGCGGCAAGCACGTGCTCGTCGAGAAGCCCTTCACCCTCAACGCCGCGCAGGCGGCCCGCATCGCCGAGGCGGCCGCGGCCGCCGGAGTCGTGGCGATGGAGGCGATGTGGACGCGATTCCTGCCGCACATGGTGCAGCTGCGCGCCCTGCTCGCGGCCGGCGCGATCGGCGAGGTGCGCACGGTGATCGCCGACCACACCCAGGCGCTGCCGACCGACCCCGCCCACCGCCTGCAGAACCCCGCGCTCGGTGGGGGAGCCCTGCTCGACCTCGGCATCTACCCGGTGTCGTTCGCGGTCGATGTGCTCGGGCTGCCGACCGCGGTGCAGGCCCACGCCTCCCGGACGCCGACGGGTGTCGACCGGCAGACCGCGATCCTGCTGGAGCACGAGGGCGGCCGCCAGTCGGTGCTGCACTGCGCTCTCGACACGGCCGGCTCGAACCGGGCCGTCGTGCTCGGCACACACGGAGCCCTCGAGCTCGACCGGGTCTGGTACACCCCGACGACCGTCACCCGCTACGACCGCGAATGGAACGTGGTCGAGCAGCTGCGCCCCGCGGTCTCGGGCCGGGGCATGCAGTTCCAGGCGGCCGAGCTCGAGCGCCGCGTCTCCGGGGCCGCGCCGTCCAGCCTGCCCATCGACGAGACGGTCGCGATCATGGCCGTGCTCGACCAGGTGCGGGCTCTCATCGGGCTGCGGTATCCGGGCGAGTGA